The DNA segment AGCATGATTAAATGCGTTTTCATCATAATTTCCaataagaaattaaaaaaaaagatgtacatATAACTTCTGTCCAAACAGAAGAAGTGAAGAAATCTGTGCACATGTTCATGTCAGTCTGTCCGCATCTACCATGGCCTCCAGGGGGCGCTGTGGGCTGAGCTCTCCTGCTTGCTTTCGCTGCTGCGGACTGGAGAGTTCAAAGGAGAGAAGTCCTCCTCTCTCAGCTTCTCCTCACAGGAAGCCTGATCCTCCACCTCAAGGCCGCAACTGGAGTAACCCTGATGGACAGCCAAGCCGTCCAAAGACTTGAGTCGCTTCAGGAAGCAAACAGTCATCTCCAGAACATCTGCTTTCTCCAGCTTGGAGTCCGGCTGCTGCTGAGTGAGGAACTCTGGAGGCAAAAGAGACTTGAGCTGCTCGATGCTGCTGTTGATTCGCTCTCGGCGTAACTTCTCCACTAGAGGCTTTCTGagctgcagaagaagaagaatacacTGATTAAGACACTTCTTGTGGAGTTGGTGAGAAGATGAGGTGATGAGTAATCTTCAACATAccttgtgtgtgagtgtcacaTGCTGCTGAGAGTTTGTAGAGATTGTAGGTGCCATGGCTGGATGTGTGTGCTGTCCACAATGTGATCTCTACTGGCTTCATGCCTCCTATTTATAGTCCTACATCTCCATATGAATGTGTGCCTCTGGCTCTGGCTGCACTTTCTCACAgtggcagccaatcagaga comes from the Doryrhamphus excisus isolate RoL2022-K1 chromosome 18, RoL_Dexc_1.0, whole genome shotgun sequence genome and includes:
- the LOC131105969 gene encoding transcription factor HES-5-like, with protein sequence MAPTISTNSQQHVTLTHKLRKPLVEKLRRERINSSIEQLKSLLPPEFLTQQQPDSKLEKADVLEMTVCFLKRLKSLDGLAVHQGYSSCGLEVEDQASCEEKLREEDFSPLNSPVRSSESKQESSAHSAPWRPW